In a single window of the Flavobacterium ammoniigenes genome:
- a CDS encoding lipopolysaccharide biosynthesis protein — MGIVLNQSLKNTIITYIGFAIGGISTIFLFPSILGKTYYGLSNYILSCANVIMPLFAIGMQNTLVKFYSQCKTEKEQNQFLSFSVLFPLVLTIPLLLLGLFFYDEISLFVTKKNPIVKEFIYLIPFIGLCMAYFEIFYAWARVHMHSVFGNFIKEVGLRLFSLVALVGMYLGWITAIEFIYLTAGIYFVALLITMLYAFRVKKPEFQLSIPHNVKGILEYTFYIILSGSVANLLLDGDKIMLNQYMDIGNIAFYSVATYIALVISVPSRAMHQIVYPITAKLMHENKHDELNDLYKKTSVNLQIVGGFVMLCIFVNIDQLYEMLPKDYAGGIWIVFIIGLSKYFDLILGNNNAIIFNSKYYRMVLFLGLMLVFFTIVLNMIFIPLYGITGSAIATLLSITIYSVAKLMFVVKRMHLYPFTIQTIYSILITAILFVLFYFWKFPFHPIIGIVLKSILVTILYVYINYRFSISKEINQVLNSLIKKLKF, encoded by the coding sequence ATGGGAATCGTATTAAATCAGTCTTTAAAAAATACCATCATCACCTATATAGGTTTTGCAATTGGTGGTATCAGTACGATTTTTTTATTCCCTTCTATTTTAGGAAAAACCTATTACGGTTTGTCCAATTACATTTTGTCTTGTGCCAATGTCATTATGCCTTTGTTTGCAATTGGAATGCAGAATACTTTAGTTAAATTTTATTCGCAATGCAAAACTGAGAAAGAACAAAATCAATTTTTATCCTTTTCGGTTCTATTTCCACTAGTATTAACGATCCCGCTTTTACTTTTAGGCTTATTTTTTTATGATGAGATCAGTTTGTTTGTAACCAAGAAAAATCCAATAGTAAAGGAGTTTATTTATTTAATCCCATTTATTGGATTATGTATGGCTTATTTTGAGATATTTTATGCTTGGGCTAGGGTGCATATGCATTCGGTTTTTGGAAATTTCATCAAAGAAGTGGGACTGCGATTGTTTTCGTTAGTAGCTTTAGTAGGAATGTATTTGGGATGGATTACGGCAATAGAGTTCATCTACTTAACGGCAGGAATTTATTTTGTAGCATTATTAATCACGATGCTGTATGCCTTTAGAGTAAAAAAACCTGAATTTCAACTTTCGATCCCCCATAACGTTAAAGGTATTTTAGAATACACGTTTTATATCATTTTATCCGGTAGTGTAGCTAATCTTCTTTTGGATGGCGATAAAATTATGTTGAACCAATATATGGACATTGGTAATATTGCTTTTTATTCGGTGGCAACTTATATTGCCTTAGTAATTTCAGTGCCAAGTCGGGCGATGCACCAAATTGTATATCCAATTACGGCCAAGTTAATGCATGAAAACAAACACGATGAACTGAATGATTTATACAAGAAGACTTCAGTCAATTTGCAAATAGTAGGCGGCTTTGTTATGTTGTGCATTTTTGTCAATATTGATCAATTGTACGAAATGCTACCCAAAGATTATGCGGGTGGAATTTGGATTGTTTTTATCATTGGTTTATCCAAATATTTTGATTTAATCTTAGGGAATAACAATGCGATAATTTTTAATTCAAAATATTACCGAATGGTATTGTTCTTAGGATTGATGCTTGTTTTCTTTACGATTGTTTTGAATATGATCTTTATTCCTTTGTACGGTATTACAGGTTCGGCAATAGCGACCTTATTGTCTATTACCATTTATAGTGTTGCTAAATTGATGTTTGTGGTAAAAAGAATGCATTTGTATCCATTTACAATCCAAACGATCTATTCGATTTTAATTACTGCCATTTTATTTGTGTTGTTTTACTTTTGGAAGTTTCCATTTCATCCAATAATTGGTATTGTATTAAAATCCATTCTGGTAACCATACTCTATGTATATATTAATTATCGATTTTCAATTTCAAAGGAGATCAATCAAGTATTGAATTCGTTAATTAAAAAATTGAAATTCTAA